TTTAGTCCCTGGTCCTGGTGCATATGAAACTATAAAACCAGATGCAGTTAGAGTCAAAAGTCCAGCTTACAGCATAAGTGCACGATTTGAGTTACCAAGTGATCATTCCAAAATTCCTGGTCCTGGTGCTCATTGTCCAGAaaaggtatatacatattctgtATAAagcataataatataatttatagaaactttaattaaaattgaaaatttatataacagTAATATTATTCCAGGTTCTTCTAGATGTTCCTCCAGCTCATACTTTCGGTATTAGGCATTCACCATATATTTGCAACTTAAAAGACGTTGTTTACTAATTATAATTCAAACGATGCACATATTATCTCATTTTTAAACTATAAAAACAGTTTTATTACACacacaataatatattatattatctacgTGTTTCATCAATTACGGAATaattttcgtataaaaaatattttagccTAACTAAACaatgtttaaaattatatacatcataaggtatattagaaaataatattttataactttttgttttttttattatattactgtTTAAGTTTTTttgacaaaattataaaaatatatatgtttttatgtCCATTAACATTCTCACATATGCATTATGCagacaatattttctttttaaaattaatttctatatttatatcaatttaaaagtaataaatgattaccatacatatgtataatcgtattgtaattaatatatacatgctgttttacaaataaaataatataaattgtaaataattattctacttGTATTATccatattgtatattaatgtgcaatgtaaatatttgttatatttacattgcacattaaaatttttaaaaatacgaactgcacaagaatataataataaaatattatgtttgtGCAGACTTTGTATGCAACAgcatatattaaacaaatcgaGATTAATAGCTATTATACAATTCATAAGATTAACattaggaaataaaaaagtaatatataaaatatataatattcaatgaaGTAAATGTAATCTGCAAATACTTTCACTTTAACATGATAGGCGTGAGATTCACAGCCATGAAGTAATACAAtaagttattatttaaaagtcaAAATATTGTCTGTTtcataatgttaatattttcatactgACAAAACATAGTTCATGAAGATTGCAAGATACATTTGCATTTAGTATAAACACAATCTCCTGATATCCATGTAGATAGGAGTTCTAGATTATCATTTAGTAAAACAAAATCAGCATCAGCACCAAAATTCAATACTCCTTTTTtagattcaatttttaatGCTCTTGCTGGATGCAAGGTTGCAGCTTCTAAGGCTTCAACTACTGAGCAGCCTATATATTAAACCATTgcaagaattaaattaatatatctacgATTTTGATGATACTACtcattttttaagaaatattgtaattacCTGTTGCTTCCTTAAAAATACGTACACATTTAGACATTTCAGCCATACTACCACAAAGAGTATTGGTACCAGCAATATAGGCACGTCCTTTACGTATTTCTATATCAAGCTGACCTAGTTGATGTACACCTTCTTTCAAACCCAATGCTGATATTGCATCAGTTACAAGAACGAGTccttttattgttatataattaattttagtatattgtaataaaaaaaaaataaaataaaataatatatataaaagtttaacCTTTAGGATGTGTTCTATGCGCAATTCTTAATGCTGCAGGGTGAGTATGAACACCATCAGCTATGATCCCATAATGAACAACCTTTCCAGGTGGTATTTGATCAGATGTCAATAAGCCAACTAGTCCTGGATCACGATGGTGGAactataagatataaaattcaatagattatgaaatattatgttatatattaaatttagtaTATTTACTGGTAACATTGCATTGAAAAGATGTGTAATAAACGTGGCCCCATGTTGTACTGCTGCTTCTCCTTCATTTAAACTGGCAATAGAATGTCCTACAATGATAATATCAAAAccactaaaataaataaataaagagaagtatatataatgtaacatATACTCAAATACAGtacaaaatatatcgataaactTACCTACTGAaactttaatatttcttttgcataattcattaattacgGACATGGCATTTGGAATTTCAGGAGCTAATGTAAGAAGACAAACATTATCCAAAATCCCATACATATCAATTAACGATTTAAATCcctgtaatataaaaattatttaatgaataaatctaatgtttaaaaaaattattagtatttatttttgttactcatagaaatttatattt
This window of the Vespula vulgaris chromosome 1, iyVesVulg1.1, whole genome shotgun sequence genome carries:
- the LOC127071636 gene encoding N-acetylglucosamine-6-phosphate deacetylase isoform X1 → MDNSKLILKQFHNCNILRDGKIISEDLWVRDGKIINPEKIFYDEKILPDYKVDCQGALISPGYIDLQINGGFGVDFSHNIENVEEGINKVAKKLLEYGVTSFCPTLVTSPSDTYYKVLPKIKKQNGGSHGATILGVHLEGPFISLHKKGAHPEEYIKNFEHGFKSLIDMYGILDNVCLLTLAPEIPNAMSVINELCKRNIKVSVGHSIASLNEGEAAVQHGATFITHLFNAMLPFHHRDPGLVGLLTSDQIPPGKVVHYGIIADGVHTHPAALRIAHRTHPKGLVLVTDAISALGLKEGVHQLGQLDIEIRKGRAYIAGTNTLCGSMAEMSKCVRIFKEATGCSVVEALEAATLHPARALKIESKKGVLNFGADADFVLLNDNLELLSTWISGDCVYTKCKCILQSS
- the LOC127071636 gene encoding N-acetylglucosamine-6-phosphate deacetylase isoform X2; the encoded protein is MDNSKLILKQFHNCNILRDGKIISEDLWVRDGKIINPEKIFYDEKILPDYKVDCQGALISPGGFGVDFSHNIENVEEGINKVAKKLLEYGVTSFCPTLVTSPSDTYYKVLPKIKKQNGGSHGATILGVHLEGPFISLHKKGAHPEEYIKNFEHGFKSLIDMYGILDNVCLLTLAPEIPNAMSVINELCKRNIKVSVGHSIASLNEGEAAVQHGATFITHLFNAMLPFHHRDPGLVGLLTSDQIPPGKVVHYGIIADGVHTHPAALRIAHRTHPKGLVLVTDAISALGLKEGVHQLGQLDIEIRKGRAYIAGTNTLCGSMAEMSKCVRIFKEATGCSVVEALEAATLHPARALKIESKKGVLNFGADADFVLLNDNLELLSTWISGDCVYTKCKCILQSS